In Levilactobacillus brevis, the genomic window GAGCTCGCTGTGGCGGTTTACAAGACCATTTTAACCAGCAAACGCCTCTTCGCCGAAGCCCCAACTGGGACGGGAAAGACGATATCCACCCTCTTTCCGACCATCAAGGCCATTGGTGAGCGCGTTATCCAACGGATCTTCTATCTCACAGCCAAACAGAGCACGCGTACCGTGGCCGAAGAAGCCATCACGCTCATGGCCAGTCAGGGACTGAAGCTCAAGAGCATCACGTTGACGGCCAAGGACAAGATTCAATTCCCCGAGGAGGCCGACCTCCAACCCGACGAGAATCCCTACATGCTGGGCTACTACGACCGATTAAAGCCGGCTTTGCTCGACCTCATCCAGCACAACGACCAACTGACCCGACCGGTGATTGAACAGTACGCGCGCAAACACACCCTCGATCCGTTTGAATTCCAACTGGACGCGAGCCTCTTTTGTGATGTCATCATCGGCGACTACAACTACCTGTTTGACCCCCAAGTCCACCTCCAACGCTTCTTCACCGCCGAGGACCCCGACAACTTCTTTTTGATCGATGAAGCCCACAACTTGGTCAGCCGGTCACGGGAAATGTACTCCGCCGACTTGACCAGCCGACCGCTAGACCGGTTGATCGACCAAAGCCGTGACCTCGCGCAGGCCACGCCCAAGTTACGGCGCCGCCTGCAAGACCTGCGGGCCACCTTTGACGATATCGTGGCCCCCCTGCTTCAGGACGGCCGAACTGACAGCACCTTCCTAACGCCACCCGAGGACTTCAACCACGACTTGGGGCGCCTCGTGGAAGCCATCCACGACTGGTTGGTCGATCAACCGCAGACGCCCTTTACCCAGAGTATCCTGGACTATTACTTCGCGGCCATTAGCTATCAACGTATCGGTGAGTATTACGATGACACCTACCGCATGCGCTTGGCGGTCGCCGACGGGAATATTACGATCAAACAACTCTGCCTGGACCCGAGTGCCTTTCTGGCCGATAGCCTCGCGCTGGGCCACGGCGCCGTCCTGTTCTCGGCCACCCTGTCGCCGATGAGCTACTACCAAACGGTATTGGGAGGCGACGAAGACAGTCTGGCCTATCGCCTCGATTCGCCGTTTGAACCCGAGCACCAAGCTATTCTGGTCACCAACTACATTCAGACCACCTATAAGCAACGCAACGCCAACCTAGCCAACATTCTGCTGGCCATCAAGACACTGGTCGATGGTAAGGTCGGTAATTATCTTATCTTTCTGCCATCCTACAGCTACCTACTCGATGTCACCCAGGCCTTTCAGCTGGCCTACCCCCACGTCAAGACCGTGATTCAGCAGGCCCAAATGGCCGAGGCGGACCGCACCGCCTTTCTGGCCAATTTCCAGCCCAATCCCAGTAAAACTCTGGTGGGCTTTGCCTTACTGGGAGGAATCTTTTCCGAGGGAATCGACCTCAAGGCGGACCGGCTGATTGGCGTCGGCGTCGTCAGCGTGGGCCTACCGGGGATCAACCCGGAGACCGACCTGATCCGCGACTACTTTGACGTGCAGTCGCACCAGGGATTTGCCTTTGCCTACCAGCTTCCCGGCCTGAACAACGTCTTTCAGGCGGCCGGTCGGCTGATTCGAGGGGCCAAGGACGTGGGCATTATTCTGTTGATGGACCAACGCTTCGCCAGCCCCCGCTACACCAATCTGTATCCACGGCACTGGCAACATTTCCGCCGACTCTACCGGCCCGAACAACTGACGGCCGCCGTTCACAATTTCTGGCAACAGGAGGAATCACCATCATGAAGACTAAGCTCACTCTCGCGTTAGAAAAAACGCTGTATTACTACTGCCGAGAAACCGGCGCCTCCCCCGTTGAAGAGGTCACGATGCCCGATGACGCGGGCATTGTCGATACCCTCAGCTACCAGGAAATGCCCGATTTGTCGGTTGAATGGCGTTGCTATGAACTGAAAGTCACCAAATCCGACTTCCATTCTAAGGCTAAATTATCCTTTGTCGGTCACTACAACTACTTCGTCCTGCCGCTCAAGCTTTATCAGACGGTCGCCGACGAGATTCCGGCCGGCATTGGGGTTTTAATCTATCGACCATTTGACAAGACCATGCTGGCGATGGCGACCGAAGCCCCCGTCGCACCGGGATATCTGACCGTAGCGCGACCACCTCGCCGGCAAGCTCTTCAGGTACCCGAGCAACAGTTGACGTCGCGCTTCATCGCGTCACAGGCCCGTGAGGTCAATAAGGCCAAACAAATGGCGACCGGCCTCAAACAATACGGGACCGATCGCCTCTATCAGGAACTGAAGAAACGCCATCAACACTACGATATCTATGACCCGGACAGCAACTTCTACGATCAATTCATCGCGGACACCCAGTCCACCGCCGTCACCGCCCTGCAAGGCGAGGTCGATGCGCTAAATCTCGAAGTCTACCAGCTACAGCAACAGTTAAAGGAGCGCTCATGATTTACTTTCCCTACTTTCGCGGACGACAGTATGACCTGCAGGCGCTAAAGGCCGTCGCCCAGCAACAGATTCTCCCCGCCAACATCATCCCCATCATTGAACCCGTTCGGGATATCCGGGGACTTCCTCAGACCATCGCGGCTTTCGTCGAGCACGACCAATCAGTCGCCGTCATCGCCAATCCCACCGTCAGCGATTACGCTCTGACCCAACAGAAACTGTATGACTGGCAATCGTACCGGGACAATCCACACTTGATCGTCGGCCACATCTTGACGCCCACCCTGATTCCGGAAACCTTGCGGGCACCAGCAGGACACCAAACATTACTGGTCGCCCGCCAATACGACGAGCTCCAAGCGGCAAGTCAGGCCGGCTGGTTGACGGCGCCCGACTACCTTTTGGTTCCACCGGAAGCCCGGATTCGCCAGCTTCTTCACCGCCCAACGGTCCGCCTCTTCGACCACGCTTGGTTTCCCGAACACGATCGAAGCTACGCCGACATCACCGACGGCTTCTTCAGCGATGATTGGTCTCTGGCCGAGCTGTACGGTGACGTTGGCTTTAGCGACTACACCATCGGTGGCGGCCACTATAGCGAGCATGGCTATCCGTCCCGGGCGGTTACGCTCCACCTGACCTATTTTCGTGGCGACCAGTTGCGGATTCACCGCTTCGTTTCCACGGACCGTGAGGACTTCAAGCACCCCAAAGAAAAATTTTTCCAAGCCGTGGCGCAACTAGCTGACTGGCTCCCGCAACAACCGATCGCTACCCAAACCTCTGCCGCCAAACAACTGGCAGCATATCACGACCAGCATCATTTCCCGGGATTGGGCGTGGTGAAACGTTTGAGCTTGGAACATCACTTGCAGGTGATGGCGGCGTACTTTAAGGCGAATTTTCCCGTTAAAAAATGAGCTCGGCGTTGATCCCAGCTCATTTTTTATGTGATTTTATTTTTTTATACTAGAGGTTGAATGTTCGCGAACACCCCCTAGTTCCTAGATGGCAAGGTTTATCGCTATTAAACGAGCTATCAACGCCACCTGCGGCTGCCAGAAATTCCAGCGCTGTGGGGACCGCCTGCGGCTGCCAGAAATTCCAGCGCTGTGGGGACCGCCTGCGGCCTGAGAAACAGTCCTTCGGCTCGGTTTGAAGCCTAGCAAAATCCGCTAGTCTCCAAACACGTCCCGCGCTGTAAGCTGACTCGGAACGTCGGCTAACACCACTGTCACGGCTACCTCCATCTCTGGCCGCC contains:
- a CDS encoding ATP-dependent DNA helicase, with the translated sequence MPIKLGVRELVEFTLRTGDLGSTSNSQNTALLGARIHRRLQKQRGENYQKEYYLDKHLTLNGEDYLLHGRADGVTLTEAAASIEEIKTSETVFDQLSDNTLTLYWGQVKLYAYLLMEKETDLDDVTLTLTYFQTNTETMTQTEQVITRQAAKDFFDQVIAEYVTWLKFRSDLRERRDPTIQQLTFPFDHYRPGQRELAVAVYKTILTSKRLFAEAPTGTGKTISTLFPTIKAIGERVIQRIFYLTAKQSTRTVAEEAITLMASQGLKLKSITLTAKDKIQFPEEADLQPDENPYMLGYYDRLKPALLDLIQHNDQLTRPVIEQYARKHTLDPFEFQLDASLFCDVIIGDYNYLFDPQVHLQRFFTAEDPDNFFLIDEAHNLVSRSREMYSADLTSRPLDRLIDQSRDLAQATPKLRRRLQDLRATFDDIVAPLLQDGRTDSTFLTPPEDFNHDLGRLVEAIHDWLVDQPQTPFTQSILDYYFAAISYQRIGEYYDDTYRMRLAVADGNITIKQLCLDPSAFLADSLALGHGAVLFSATLSPMSYYQTVLGGDEDSLAYRLDSPFEPEHQAILVTNYIQTTYKQRNANLANILLAIKTLVDGKVGNYLIFLPSYSYLLDVTQAFQLAYPHVKTVIQQAQMAEADRTAFLANFQPNPSKTLVGFALLGGIFSEGIDLKADRLIGVGVVSVGLPGINPETDLIRDYFDVQSHQGFAFAYQLPGLNNVFQAAGRLIRGAKDVGIILLMDQRFASPRYTNLYPRHWQHFRRLYRPEQLTAAVHNFWQQEESPS
- a CDS encoding sce7725 family protein; this translates as MIYFPYFRGRQYDLQALKAVAQQQILPANIIPIIEPVRDIRGLPQTIAAFVEHDQSVAVIANPTVSDYALTQQKLYDWQSYRDNPHLIVGHILTPTLIPETLRAPAGHQTLLVARQYDELQAASQAGWLTAPDYLLVPPEARIRQLLHRPTVRLFDHAWFPEHDRSYADITDGFFSDDWSLAELYGDVGFSDYTIGGGHYSEHGYPSRAVTLHLTYFRGDQLRIHRFVSTDREDFKHPKEKFFQAVAQLADWLPQQPIATQTSAAKQLAAYHDQHHFPGLGVVKRLSLEHHLQVMAAYFKANFPVKK